One Clupea harengus chromosome 3, Ch_v2.0.2, whole genome shotgun sequence DNA window includes the following coding sequences:
- the cd44b gene encoding brevican core protein, whose product MWALFVGLTFGLLASARSDTTAVKSRSCSHVGVFHVEGLDRYLLTYGDAKALCLSLGAELATEDQLRTAYASKMETCRYGWTANMSIAILRHTPHEKCYLNQTGFGTRAVNSTELSDAFCYNDSDVSSRNCENAINPLSTKPDSNDTTATAAPSSDVGAEITYSPDEATGVTESEPDLLGGHGDLTTTEEPDQHFEPTLDVMETDAPTHVPELNTDVGVIAERGFNNSEEALDGDQVTRPTEVTRLMLPDDSTGSGILPSSEESFTIASDAPLEEVKTAEPEVERPPVAQPEPQPEPKPESNTESVRHGRKVEHNGEPEEKEGNDWLVIIGVVVAIAAIVLVCAAVATRKRWCGKHQTLNISKNSAEGNGAAAAVVGSRAEEREQEMVTLMNKEKIQENGNAEEFTGITVEGSSEKA is encoded by the exons ATGTGGGCTCTTTTCGTCGGGCTCACCTTTGGATTACTGGCCTCCGCCAGGTCAGACACAACCGCAG TAAAGTCTCGCAGTTGCAGTCACGTTGGTGTGTTCCACGTGGAAGGCCTTGATCGCTACTTGCTTACTTATGGCGATGCCAAGGCCTTGTGCCTCAGTCTGGGGGCTGAATTGGCAACGGAGGATCAGCTGCGTACTGCCTACGCCAGCAAGATGGAGACCTGCAG GTATGGGTGGACTGCCAATATGAGCATTGCCATTCTgcgacacacaccacacgaaaAATGCTACTTGAACCAGACTGGCTTCGGCACCAGGGCAGTAAACTCAACTGAGCTATCGGATGCTTTCTGCTATAATGACTCAG ATGTGTCTTCCCGTAACTGCGAGAATGCCATCAACCCCTTATCCACAAAACCAGACAGCAATG ATACCACAGCCACTGCGGCACCATCCTCAGATGTGGGAGCAGAGATAACATACAGCCCTGATGAAGCTACAGGCGTGACCGAGTCAGAACCAGACTTACTGGGGGGCCACGGCGACCTGACCACCACCGAGGAACCGGACCAGCACTTCGAGCCCACGCTGGACGTGATGGAGACAGACGCACCTACGCATGTCCCCGAACTCAACACTGACGTGGGTGTGATCGCCGAGAGGGGATTCAACAACTCTGAGGAGGCCTTGGACGGCGACCAGGTGACCAGGCCGACTGAGGTGACCCGCCTCATGCTGCCGGACGACTCCACGGGGTCTGGGATCCTGCCCTCCTCTGAGGAGAGTTTCACTATCGCTAGCGACGCCCCGCTAGAGGAGGTGAAGACAGCCGAGCCAGAGGTGGAGCGGCCACCAGTAGCCCAGCCAGAACCCCAACCAGAGCCCAAACCAGAGAGTAACACAG AGTCTGTCCGTCACGGCAGGAAAGTGGAGCATAATGGAGAGccggaggagaaggagggcaaTG ATTGGTTGGTCATTATCGGAGTGGTGGTGGCAATCGCAGCcattgtgctggtttgtgccgCTGTTGCAACCAGGAAAAG ATGGTGTGGAAAGCACCAGACGCTGAACATCAGCAAGAACAGCGCGGAGGGCAACGGCGCGGCAGCCGCCGTGGTGGGCTCCCGCGCGGAGGAGCGCGAGCAGGAGATGGTGACGCTCATGAACAAGGAGAAGATCCAGGAGAACGGCAACGCCGAAGAGTTCACCGGCATTACCGTGGAGGGCTCCTCGGAGAAGGCGTGA
- the slc1a2b gene encoding excitatory amino acid transporter 2b isoform X2, whose product MPKQVEVRMHESHLEPIEAAPQSRCGRLFGSLCKNLLLTLTVMGVILGAVSGMLLRVASPINPDIVMVIAFPGDILMRMLKMLILPLIISSLITGLAGLDAKSSGRLGTRAMVYYMSTTVIAAVLGVILVLVIHPGNPKMKEQLGEGHKHDDVSSLDAFFDLIRNLFPENLVQACFQQIQTVTKKEEVIEAEVNSTLDDFITNATKAPAVFVVKKTLQFKSGMNVLGLIGFFIAFGICMGKMGERARLMLEFFNILNEIVMKLVLLIMWYSPFGIACLICGKIISIKDLEVVGRQLGMYMVTVIVGLIIHGAIFLPAIYFAIVRKNPYKFFLGIFQAWITALGTASSAGTLPVTFRCLEENLGIDKRVTRFVLPVGATINMDGTALYEAVAAIFIAQMNGIYLDPGQIVTVSLTATLASVGAASIPSAGLVTMLLILTAVGLPTQDISLLVAVDWLLDRFRTSVNVVGDSYGAGIVYHLSKLELDELDAQHGKSDDIEMMNKTPSYYDDLKNHHENNSNQCVYAAHNSVLVDECKVTSAANGSTAAEYTLVEEEPWKQE is encoded by the exons gtgtgaTCCTGGGTGCCGTCTCAGGAATGCTTCTGCGTGTGGCCTCACCCATCAACCCGGACATCGTCATGGTGATCGCCTTCCCTGGTGACATCCTTATGAGGATGCTGAAGATGCTCATTCTTCCCCTTATTATTTCCAGTCTGATCACAG gaCTGGCTGGCTTGGATGCCAAATCCAGTGGTCGTCTAGGCACCAGGGCGATGGTCTACTACATGAGCACCACCGTCATCGCTGCTGTCCTGGGTGTGATCCTGGTCCTGGTCATCCACCCCGGAAACCCCAAGATGAAAGAGCAGCTGGGGGAGGGGCACAAACATGACGACGTCTCCAGCTTGGATGCCTTCTTCGATCTCATCAGGAACCTGTTCCCCGAGAATCTCGTCCAAGCTTGCTTCCAGCAG ATTCAGACAGTCACGAAGAAGGAGGAAGTCATTGAGGCCGAAGTGAACAGCACCCTGGACGACTTTATCACCAACGCCACCAAGGCGCCAGCTGTTTTCGTCGTCAAAAAGACTCTGCAGTTCAAGAGTGGGATGAACGTGTTGG GCCTGATTGGTTTCTTCATCGCCTTTGGAATCTGCATGGGGAAGATGGGCGAGAGGGCTCGCCTCATGCTTGAGTTCTTCAACATCTTGAACGAGATCGTCATGAAGCTGGTTCTCCTGATCATGTG GTACTCTCCCTTCGGTATTGCCTGCCTGATCTGCGGCAAAATCATCTCGATTAAAGATCTGGAGGTGGTTGGTAGGCAGCTGGGGATGTACATGGTAACCGTCATCGTCGGGCTCATCATCCATGGAGCCATCTTCCTGCCCGCCATTTACTTTGCCATTGTGAGAAAAAACCCCTACAAATTCTTCCTGGGCATCTTCCAGGCGTGGATCACAGCTCTGGGAACTGCTTCCAG TGCTGGAACTCTGCCAGTCACCTTCCGTTGCCTTGAGGAGAACCTGGGCATTGATAAGAGAGTGACCCGTTTCGTCCTCCCCGTCGGCGCCACCATCAACATGGACGGGACTGCCCTCTATGAGGCTGTGGCAGCCATCTTTATTGCCCAGATGAACGGCATCTACCTTGACCCGGGCCAGATTGTGACCGTCAG CCTCACTGCCACACTAGCCAGTGTAGGGGCGGCCAGTATTCCCAGCGCCGGCCTGGTGACCATGCTACTGATCCTGACAGCCGTTGGCCTCCCCACACAGGACATCAGCCTGCTGGTGGCAGTCGACTGGCTGCT GGATCGCTTCCGCACTTCGGTAAATGTGGTCGGAGACTCCTACGGAGCCGGAATCGTGTACCACCTGTCCAAGCTAGAGCTGGATGAGCTGGATGCCCAGCACGGCAAGTCAGATGACATCGAGATGATGAACAAGACCCCGTCCTACTACGACGACCTCAAGAACCACCACGAAAACAACTCCAACCAGTGCGTCTATGCCGCTCACAATTCAGTACTGGTAGATGAATGCAAG GTAACCTCGGCCGCTAACGGTTCAACTGCTGCGGAGTACACACTTGTTGAGGAGGAACCGTGGAAACAAGAataa
- the slc1a2b gene encoding excitatory amino acid transporter 2b isoform X1, producing MNANSMPKQVEVRMHESHLEPIEAAPQSRCGRLFGSLCKNLLLTLTVMGVILGAVSGMLLRVASPINPDIVMVIAFPGDILMRMLKMLILPLIISSLITGLAGLDAKSSGRLGTRAMVYYMSTTVIAAVLGVILVLVIHPGNPKMKEQLGEGHKHDDVSSLDAFFDLIRNLFPENLVQACFQQIQTVTKKEEVIEAEVNSTLDDFITNATKAPAVFVVKKTLQFKSGMNVLGLIGFFIAFGICMGKMGERARLMLEFFNILNEIVMKLVLLIMWYSPFGIACLICGKIISIKDLEVVGRQLGMYMVTVIVGLIIHGAIFLPAIYFAIVRKNPYKFFLGIFQAWITALGTASSAGTLPVTFRCLEENLGIDKRVTRFVLPVGATINMDGTALYEAVAAIFIAQMNGIYLDPGQIVTVSLTATLASVGAASIPSAGLVTMLLILTAVGLPTQDISLLVAVDWLLDRFRTSVNVVGDSYGAGIVYHLSKLELDELDAQHGKSDDIEMMNKTPSYYDDLKNHHENNSNQCVYAAHNSVLVDECKVTSAANGSTAAEYTLVEEEPWKQE from the exons gtgtgaTCCTGGGTGCCGTCTCAGGAATGCTTCTGCGTGTGGCCTCACCCATCAACCCGGACATCGTCATGGTGATCGCCTTCCCTGGTGACATCCTTATGAGGATGCTGAAGATGCTCATTCTTCCCCTTATTATTTCCAGTCTGATCACAG gaCTGGCTGGCTTGGATGCCAAATCCAGTGGTCGTCTAGGCACCAGGGCGATGGTCTACTACATGAGCACCACCGTCATCGCTGCTGTCCTGGGTGTGATCCTGGTCCTGGTCATCCACCCCGGAAACCCCAAGATGAAAGAGCAGCTGGGGGAGGGGCACAAACATGACGACGTCTCCAGCTTGGATGCCTTCTTCGATCTCATCAGGAACCTGTTCCCCGAGAATCTCGTCCAAGCTTGCTTCCAGCAG ATTCAGACAGTCACGAAGAAGGAGGAAGTCATTGAGGCCGAAGTGAACAGCACCCTGGACGACTTTATCACCAACGCCACCAAGGCGCCAGCTGTTTTCGTCGTCAAAAAGACTCTGCAGTTCAAGAGTGGGATGAACGTGTTGG GCCTGATTGGTTTCTTCATCGCCTTTGGAATCTGCATGGGGAAGATGGGCGAGAGGGCTCGCCTCATGCTTGAGTTCTTCAACATCTTGAACGAGATCGTCATGAAGCTGGTTCTCCTGATCATGTG GTACTCTCCCTTCGGTATTGCCTGCCTGATCTGCGGCAAAATCATCTCGATTAAAGATCTGGAGGTGGTTGGTAGGCAGCTGGGGATGTACATGGTAACCGTCATCGTCGGGCTCATCATCCATGGAGCCATCTTCCTGCCCGCCATTTACTTTGCCATTGTGAGAAAAAACCCCTACAAATTCTTCCTGGGCATCTTCCAGGCGTGGATCACAGCTCTGGGAACTGCTTCCAG TGCTGGAACTCTGCCAGTCACCTTCCGTTGCCTTGAGGAGAACCTGGGCATTGATAAGAGAGTGACCCGTTTCGTCCTCCCCGTCGGCGCCACCATCAACATGGACGGGACTGCCCTCTATGAGGCTGTGGCAGCCATCTTTATTGCCCAGATGAACGGCATCTACCTTGACCCGGGCCAGATTGTGACCGTCAG CCTCACTGCCACACTAGCCAGTGTAGGGGCGGCCAGTATTCCCAGCGCCGGCCTGGTGACCATGCTACTGATCCTGACAGCCGTTGGCCTCCCCACACAGGACATCAGCCTGCTGGTGGCAGTCGACTGGCTGCT GGATCGCTTCCGCACTTCGGTAAATGTGGTCGGAGACTCCTACGGAGCCGGAATCGTGTACCACCTGTCCAAGCTAGAGCTGGATGAGCTGGATGCCCAGCACGGCAAGTCAGATGACATCGAGATGATGAACAAGACCCCGTCCTACTACGACGACCTCAAGAACCACCACGAAAACAACTCCAACCAGTGCGTCTATGCCGCTCACAATTCAGTACTGGTAGATGAATGCAAG GTAACCTCGGCCGCTAACGGTTCAACTGCTGCGGAGTACACACTTGTTGAGGAGGAACCGTGGAAACAAGAataa
- the slc1a2b gene encoding excitatory amino acid transporter 2b isoform X3, producing the protein MNANSMPKQVEVRMHESHLEPIEAAPQSRCGRLFGSLCKNLLLTLTVMGVILGAVSGMLLRVASPINPDIVMVIAFPGDILMRMLKMLILPLIISSLITGLAGLDAKSSGRLGTRAMVYYMSTTVIAAVLGVILVLVIHPGNPKMKEQLGEGHKHDDVSSLDAFFDLIRNLFPENLVQACFQQIQTVTKKEEVIEAEVNSTLDDFITNATKAPAVFVVKKTLQFKSGMNVLGLIGFFIAFGICMGKMGERARLMLEFFNILNEIVMKLVLLIMWYSPFGIACLICGKIISIKDLEVVGRQLGMYMVTVIVGLIIHGAIFLPAIYFAIVRKNPYKFFLGIFQAWITALGTASSAGTLPVTFRCLEENLGIDKRVTRFVLPVGATINMDGTALYEAVAAIFIAQMNGIYLDPGQIVTVSLTATLASVGAASIPSAGLVTMLLILTAVGLPTQDISLLVAVDWLLDRFRTSVNVVGDSYGAGIVYHLSKLELDELDAQHGKSDDIEMMNKTPSYYDDLKNHHENNSNQ; encoded by the exons gtgtgaTCCTGGGTGCCGTCTCAGGAATGCTTCTGCGTGTGGCCTCACCCATCAACCCGGACATCGTCATGGTGATCGCCTTCCCTGGTGACATCCTTATGAGGATGCTGAAGATGCTCATTCTTCCCCTTATTATTTCCAGTCTGATCACAG gaCTGGCTGGCTTGGATGCCAAATCCAGTGGTCGTCTAGGCACCAGGGCGATGGTCTACTACATGAGCACCACCGTCATCGCTGCTGTCCTGGGTGTGATCCTGGTCCTGGTCATCCACCCCGGAAACCCCAAGATGAAAGAGCAGCTGGGGGAGGGGCACAAACATGACGACGTCTCCAGCTTGGATGCCTTCTTCGATCTCATCAGGAACCTGTTCCCCGAGAATCTCGTCCAAGCTTGCTTCCAGCAG ATTCAGACAGTCACGAAGAAGGAGGAAGTCATTGAGGCCGAAGTGAACAGCACCCTGGACGACTTTATCACCAACGCCACCAAGGCGCCAGCTGTTTTCGTCGTCAAAAAGACTCTGCAGTTCAAGAGTGGGATGAACGTGTTGG GCCTGATTGGTTTCTTCATCGCCTTTGGAATCTGCATGGGGAAGATGGGCGAGAGGGCTCGCCTCATGCTTGAGTTCTTCAACATCTTGAACGAGATCGTCATGAAGCTGGTTCTCCTGATCATGTG GTACTCTCCCTTCGGTATTGCCTGCCTGATCTGCGGCAAAATCATCTCGATTAAAGATCTGGAGGTGGTTGGTAGGCAGCTGGGGATGTACATGGTAACCGTCATCGTCGGGCTCATCATCCATGGAGCCATCTTCCTGCCCGCCATTTACTTTGCCATTGTGAGAAAAAACCCCTACAAATTCTTCCTGGGCATCTTCCAGGCGTGGATCACAGCTCTGGGAACTGCTTCCAG TGCTGGAACTCTGCCAGTCACCTTCCGTTGCCTTGAGGAGAACCTGGGCATTGATAAGAGAGTGACCCGTTTCGTCCTCCCCGTCGGCGCCACCATCAACATGGACGGGACTGCCCTCTATGAGGCTGTGGCAGCCATCTTTATTGCCCAGATGAACGGCATCTACCTTGACCCGGGCCAGATTGTGACCGTCAG CCTCACTGCCACACTAGCCAGTGTAGGGGCGGCCAGTATTCCCAGCGCCGGCCTGGTGACCATGCTACTGATCCTGACAGCCGTTGGCCTCCCCACACAGGACATCAGCCTGCTGGTGGCAGTCGACTGGCTGCT GGATCGCTTCCGCACTTCGGTAAATGTGGTCGGAGACTCCTACGGAGCCGGAATCGTGTACCACCTGTCCAAGCTAGAGCTGGATGAGCTGGATGCCCAGCACGGCAAGTCAGATGACATCGAGATGATGAACAAGACCCCGTCCTACTACGACGACCTCAAGAACCACCACGAAAACAACTCCAACCA GTAA